The following nucleotide sequence is from Acetivibrio cellulolyticus CD2.
TTCCGGAGCCATTTCCTTTTCAAGCAGTTGATCAAACGCCTTGTTCACCAGGCTTCGTTTTCTTCTCAAATACCTGAAGGCTATCCTGTCTTTTTCCGGGTGGGTTGCAAGCCACCCTTCTCCATGGCGCAGCAATTTTTCAATTTCATCCTCTCCAACCCAATAGTGCTTTTCTAAATCAAGAACAGGAATAAGGACATAAATATGGTTCAGTAAATCCTGAAGCCTGACTACTCCCTCAAGCGTTACTGTATAGTATTTACTTTTGCCCCATTCTGGGAACTTATCATCTAAGATATAATCCTCAATAGTAACCTTATAGCCTAAAGGTTCAAATAATCGGTTGATAATCCCTTCTTCACCCCTACATGGCAGCATGACTATTCTTGCCTGAAAGGGTAAAGCTTTCTCTGCAAGTTCCGGTTTATCTTTACACTTACCTGACATTGCCGTTCCAAACACCCTTGACATTGCAACACTTAAAAATGAAGATGCAACATAAGGCCTATCATTCACATAGTCAAACAAACCACCTTCCCCCGAAGTTCCTTTCTTTCCACGCGCAAGGTCAATCGGATCAATATCCAGTAAAAGTACTGCAGTACAACTTTCCGGCGATACTTCCGAGTAAAATACATGTGCTTTCCCATGATTAAGTTCAAAGGTTTGCGGCCTCGATGGATTTTTGTATAACAGATATCCTAAATCCGTTGCCGGCGGTTGGGTATAAGTAATTGTAAGTATCATAATTTCAACCCCTTTATTTGGTAACTTTGTAAACCTCATTTTTTACTTTATTTAATGATTTCCCAAATCTATTCCTTATGCTCTAAGGTCTGCAAGTATAAAACATTTAAACTTTAGATACTAAAAAGCGTAAGTAATTTTTCGTTCATGCCTTAGCTTTTATTTTCGTTTATTACTTGGCCCTCACATCAGCCTCATGCAATCTCAACAAATTATCATAAGCTTCCCTGCCTAAAAGATTAGTAGATTTTGTTTTCGCTTTTCCTGTTTTAATATTAAAGGGCTGCATATGCCATTGAATTAAATTTGTTATCTCAAGAATTTTTTCTACCGGCATATGTTTTAAGTAAAACAAACTCAAATAAGCTGATACATTCTGGTGATTGTAGAAATGGGCTTCTTCCGTAGGATTTCCTGTTCTATCCTCGAATCTTTTGGTAAACTTTTTCCCAATGTCATGCAATAATGCTGCCATCAACAGAATCTCATCATTATGCTGCTCTTCTATATACTCTGCACATTTCTTACAATGCTCGCCGATAGTTAATGTATGGTGTGAATTGTCCTGTGAAATTACATCCAGCTCTTTAAACAGCTCAGCCAAATCGTAATCTTCATCAGTATTAAATTCAACCTTTATATTATCCCAGCCCTCATAATATTGAGGAACCAAAAAGCTTTTATACATTTTCTCTATTACAGTTTCGGGTACCTTCCGGCTTCTTAAATTGTTTTGATGCAAGCATTTTTCATAAGGTGTGGCAACAAGAATACACTCTTTATAACACTCCTGCTTAATTCTGTCCAAAGTGAGCTTTCTCTTCTTATAACTCAAATTTGTGGCATCATAAACAACACTTTTTCCCTCGGATAAATCTTGATTGATTCTTCTATTCAATTCCTGAAAGACCAATTCATTGTTGTCTTGGTTATTTGCATCGCCGAATAATTCTTCCCTTAAGTCATCTGAAGAGTGTAAGGCCGCATTCTCTTTTAATGCCAACTCCTTTGCCAATGTGCTTTTCCCACTTCCCGGCAAACCCACCATCATAATAAATTTATTCATTTATGCTTCCTCCAAATCCTCAAACAAAGCAGAATACGTCCCTTCAAGCCCCATTTCATTAAGCTTTCTATATTTTGTACTGTTCATAAAGCAGGTTTTTAAGACATGATACTCTTTATTTAAATATTTCTGGCGTAAATAACCCTGAATTTCCTT
It contains:
- a CDS encoding 3' terminal RNA ribose 2'-O-methyltransferase Hen1 — translated: MILTITYTQPPATDLGYLLYKNPSRPQTFELNHGKAHVFYSEVSPESCTAVLLLDIDPIDLARGKKGTSGEGGLFDYVNDRPYVASSFLSVAMSRVFGTAMSGKCKDKPELAEKALPFQARIVMLPCRGEEGIINRLFEPLGYKVTIEDYILDDKFPEWGKSKYYTVTLEGVVRLQDLLNHIYVLIPVLDLEKHYWVGEDEIEKLLRHGEGWLATHPEKDRIAFRYLRRKRSLVNKAFDQLLEKEMAPEEQETVELPQKEEEPERKLNLNQQRLGTVVAALKSANAKRVIDIGCGEGNLLSLLLKDRSFEQIAGVDVSYSVLERAMDKLKIDRLPEMQKKRINLFQGSLTYRDKRFSGYDAATVIEVIEHLDENRLAAFEKVLFKFARPNTVIVSTPNKEYNTHYSNLFEGDMRHRDHRFEWTRNEFKTWAQKVATQYGYTVRFVQIGEGDAEYGSPTQMGVFTL
- a CDS encoding AAA family ATPase codes for the protein MNKFIMMVGLPGSGKSTLAKELALKENAALHSSDDLREELFGDANNQDNNELVFQELNRRINQDLSEGKSVVYDATNLSYKKRKLTLDRIKQECYKECILVATPYEKCLHQNNLRSRKVPETVIEKMYKSFLVPQYYEGWDNIKVEFNTDEDYDLAELFKELDVISQDNSHHTLTIGEHCKKCAEYIEEQHNDEILLMAALLHDIGKKFTKRFEDRTGNPTEEAHFYNHQNVSAYLSLFYLKHMPVEKILEITNLIQWHMQPFNIKTGKAKTKSTNLLGREAYDNLLRLHEADVRAK